AACTTGCACAGGGAGTCCACTGATAAATGACAAGGGGACTCAGGCTCATCCACCACCTCCCCTTCAGGTGCACTGTCTTCATTCTTCCCCCACGGGACCATTACAGCCCAGCCAGTTACTCTCCTCATTCTCTAATGCTCTTCACACTTAAATTCTTTCCCATCAAAGCCTATCAGTTTGGCCCCATTCATTCTGTTCCTTAGTCTCAATCTGTGCTAATGATTCCTTCTAACAGTTAGATGAAATTAGGACTATGAATGTACTTTGCCCATATAAAAGTTGGTGGCCGTGTCTTTGGGTTCATGATTCCCACCGTGTTACCTCTCCTTCCACGGGCAGtgctagttcagtggtagaattcccaccttccaaacAGGACGCACGAGTTGAATTCCCCGCCAATGTACCTTGGTGCACGGCCACCACTcacctgccagtggaggcttgcatgttgctatgatgctgaaaagcacctaacaataaccctttcCCTCAGGAAAATGTGAAGAAGAGCCTTTAGGAGGCAACCTTTTAACCCAAGGCAACCAGACCCTTGGGGGGACTCTCAGTGACCAGTGGGAGGGCACATGCTTTACTCTATTCACTGGTTTTCAAATCATAACACTTTCTTGAGTCTCTAATATGTCCAccactttttctccttttcaaagcattttcacatAAGTCATTTCATTTCAACAACACCAACACAGGAAATTAAGTTCTTTTATCtccttttgtagatgagaaaactaaggatcGGATTGTGGGTGATTTGTCCAGATTCATGCAGCAACAGAGCCCCAGTGGCAGGACAGGCACCCAAGAGAAAAAAGAGCATGAATCTTTGTCCTGAGCTCCTAGAATCTTCCAATCTGCCTCCACATGGGACTGGCCCTGCCTCGGGCCTGGAGGTAAAATGAGGAGAGTAGACGTGTGGAGAGTTATCCAGGGAAGGGCCAGACTCCAGATCAGCCAATCACAAACAGTGTATTCCCTTAGCAGTGGGGTCTTCAGACATGCCAAAGCCCATGGACCCCGTCTACCCACCGTATCCCCTCCCTGTACACATAACACAGCCTCTTCCTGCCCCAGACGAGCCAGACCCCTACTCACACAGTCATTGAGGAAGTTGGGGAAGTTCTCCTTCAGTAGCTTCAGCAGGTTTTCCCTGTTGATGTTATCATCATACCCGGTGTATTGATGAAATAGTTCAACCAAGCTCAGGACCACATTCTCAGATGGAGTGTGGCATATCTTGACTTTCTCAGCTGCAATGTTGCTCATCTTGCCTTTTATTCCAAGACAAGAGTCTACAGAAAAGAAATCAATGAGAATGACCTGGGTGGAAGAGAGTTTGAAGGACAAGGCCAAGGAGTGAGTGAGGGCTGAGCTCAAAAGGAACTTGTCTTTctcaaatgatgaagtaaattgGTCTCAGGGAGGAGACAGTGGAACCAAGTCTTGGGTCTTGAGACCATTCCTGGGGGAGTTTGGGATGAGTGGGAGCGGAACAGTGGAGATGAAGGCTGTGTTAGTGAGGGGCAGAGGCTGAACTGCTGGCGGTGGGTATGCAACTTCTCCTGGCTCATCCGGTTGGAAGCGAGATCACAAAGAGAAACATGAAATCCCAAGGCAAGACATTCCCATCAAGCATAGCCTTTGGTCTACCCCATTCTCCCCACTTCCACCTAGGAAATGATGAAGGACCGCTAGCCTGAGCAATCAGGTCTAAAATCCTGGGTTTCTGGATATCTGACACAGCGGTAGAACCCCCATCTTCCAAACAGGACGACCAAGTTGAATTCCACACCAATGTACCTCGGTGATAACCACCACTGATTCTGACCCCTCCACCCTCCAAGACCTTCCCAGAAGTTATTTTGGAAGACCTTGTGCCCAAACAGCACACTGAAACcagggaataaagaaaaccaagggcTACAGGAGGAACATATTTTTTACCTGACACTTCTCAGAAAACCACCTAATAGTGAGAAAAGAGGAATAACAAGATCATCTAGCTCAGCCAGCCCTCCACTGAGGTCGGTGGAGAAGAAGGGATATGGGATTTGCCAGGAAAACCACAAGGTCCCACTCTATTAGTTGCAGAACCCACGCATACTGACTACCAGGTCAGGTTAGCATTCCCCAACAGCTGCAGACAGCATACCAAGTGGGCACCAGGCATGACTCCTAGGAAAGAACAGAGACAGGTACAGACTTACTGGATCTGAGGATGATCACAGAGgagagaattagtgagactgtgCATCTAGGCACAAAGCAGGCCCTTTATACAGCTCCACCTGGGATCTTCCCAGAGGCTGGGTGCCCTGTGGCAGTCTTCATTAGTTTCTCCAAACATTGCACCACTTTGGGTGGGGAGGTACCCTGAAGAAGCTATACTCAAAACTTCCTTCAAGATATGCTGGGTCTCCAATGCCTATCACTATCAGGCCACATCACCACAATTCTGCCCTGCCCAGGCTCCTGGCCAGTGGGAGGAGGCCCCATGCAAGAGAGACATGAACAGAGTTGAGTACGTTGCCATATCTCAAGGATGATGGAATCTAGGGATCTGGGAGGAAAGAAACACCTGtttcttcattcagtcattccaCAACATTTTATCAATGGCTagtaataactgcctcctttaccaagTTCTGTAAAGAACCATGCAGTGCGTTACCATTTTATGTACATTGCCTCAGAGTCCCATGAGAGCCCTGTGAGTTCACATAAGGCTCTCTACCACTGTGAGGGAGGTATTTTCCCTTCTTACAGATAAGCAAATTGGGACCGAGGATGGGTTTCTCAAGGTTACTCAGATAGAATATGACAAAGTGAgtattcaaacccagatctctcaGACTTCAAAGCCCTCTCCTAATCATACTGCCACCTTGCTGAGCCTCTGATGGTGTACCGTCTGGACTGGGCAAGGGGTCACACCATTGCCTGCGCTACAGGAGCCCACACTCCAGGACAGGTGACCCTGAACAGAAGCATCCCACAGGTACCTATATCCATGAAACTGTGGCCTCTAGGGCCACAGAGACAGTGAGTGGGGCCTGTGTGATTCACAAAGCCCTGGTTGTCACAACTTTCAGGCCATGAGCCTCTCTGCAAGGGCTTTCTGTGGGCACCATTGCCCCAGGAACAAAACCTTTTCTGTCAGGGAAGCTCACTATGTTTTAAAAAACACCTTCTCTGATATCATCTTGCCAGATCCTCACAGGAATCCCCAGAGGGAGACTGCGATTACTGACACAGGAAGGACTGACACTCAGCCAGAGATGGTCAGTGAGACACTTCAGTATCATCTCACCACACAGCTCCGTGGGGACCCCGGGTATATGCCAGGAACCACTGTG
This DNA window, taken from Elephas maximus indicus isolate mEleMax1 chromosome 3, mEleMax1 primary haplotype, whole genome shotgun sequence, encodes the following:
- the LOC126071472 gene encoding protein S100-A7-like; amino-acid sequence: MSNIAAEKVKICHTPSENVVLSLVELFHQYTGYDDNINRENLLKLLKENFPNFLNDCERRGKDYLCNVFEKKDKNKDKKIDFSEFLSVVGDVATDYHKQSHGAPPCSGGCQ